From one Heterodontus francisci isolate sHetFra1 chromosome 17, sHetFra1.hap1, whole genome shotgun sequence genomic stretch:
- the LOC137378634 gene encoding probable G-protein coupled receptor 139, giving the protein MKYPFNVLPTLADVEFIYCPVLGAIGVPIILTLVFFALNLLSRGNCGLSKCVTYYLVAMAAADLMVVMTDVILRWLIVYFPVSFLDITPVCSLVEVLIPATTMSSVWFTVAFTFDRFVAICCQKLKTKYCTEKTARVIIGAVPVLSCLESIPWFFKFKAQYIFNNLEWFCITKPEYYTSIFWAAYGILHRLLTPVLPFVLILLLNTLTVRHILIASRARRRLQADSDRESPSDPEMDKRRKSIILLFTISGSFIVLWMTYVTCFLYQRIEFMSDSYTPSPTANTIGYLLQLLSTCTNTCIYTVTQSKFREQLKKIVKYPFTVILRFIKQ; this is encoded by the coding sequence TTATTCTCACCTTGGTTTTTTTTGCACTTAACTTGCTGTCTCGGGGAaactgtggtctctccaaatgtgtcacttatTACCTGGTAGCCATGGCAGCGGCCGATCTCATGGTTGTCATGACTGATGTGATTCTGAGGTGGCTTATTGTTTATTTCCCAGTTTCTTTCCTGGATATTACTCCTGTATGTAGTTTGGTTGAGGTGCTCATTCCTGCTACGACAATGAGTTCTGTCTGGTTTacagttgctttcacctttgatcgatttgtggccatttgttgccagaagctgaaaactaaatattgcactgagaaaactgcaagggtgattattGGAGCAGTGCCTGTGCTGAGCTGTTTGGAAAGTATTCCTTGGTTCTTCAAATTTAAAGCTCAGTACATCTTCAATAACTTGGAATGGTTTTGCATCACAAAACCAGAGTATTACACTTCAATCTTCTGGGCAGCATACGGGATTCTTCATCGCCTTCTAACCCCTGTGCTCCCATTCGTTTTGATTCTGCTCCTCAACActctgaccgtcagacacattttaatagCCAGTAGAGCCCGCCGGAGACTCCAggcggacagtgatagagagagtcccaGTGACCCTGAGATGGACAAACgcagaaaatccatcattttactcttcacaaTCTCAGGCAGTTTTATTGTTTTATGGATGACCTATGTTACCTGTTTCCTGTATCAGCGAATTGAATTCATGTCTGATTCCTATACCCCTTCACCCACCGCAAATACCATCGGATACCTGCTCCAGCTCCTCAGTACCTGCACAAACACCTGTATCTACACAGTGACTCAGAGCAAATTCCGAGAGCAGCTGAAAAAGATTGTGAAATATCCTTTCACTGTGATTCTCAGATTCATCAAACAGTGA